A genomic region of Meiothermus cerbereus DSM 11376 contains the following coding sequences:
- a CDS encoding M50 family metallopeptidase, translating into MSILWFLLIISISIFVHELGHYLAARVQGVGVKNFGLGFGPTLLKFDRWGTTFRLNAIPLGGYAEIEGMMPGDTHGYARLSGLGKFFILVAGVVMNLLLAWGVLGALSSIQGIPQTQAIVTEVLPGSLAEQAGFKVGDRILSLNGVKLESYDQVTRFRQTPGEKVFVVLRDGVETTVRFNWDNTQTRLGIVYRPEVIGYTRINFFQGFARAIGETVVAVPRFVQEFVGSIVRILSGQQAQGVAGPVGIVNITGQAAQQGLSTLVGLLAVINLSLAVFNLLPIPGLDGGRILVLFANAISGGRIKPETEARLSYGGFIFLILLIVLVTINDIRNLVGG; encoded by the coding sequence ATGAGCATCCTCTGGTTTCTTCTAATCATTTCCATCAGTATCTTCGTTCACGAGCTGGGCCACTACCTGGCCGCCCGGGTTCAGGGGGTAGGGGTCAAGAACTTTGGGCTAGGCTTTGGCCCGACCCTGCTCAAGTTTGACCGCTGGGGAACCACTTTTCGACTTAATGCCATTCCGTTGGGGGGCTATGCCGAAATTGAAGGCATGATGCCCGGCGATACCCACGGCTACGCGCGGTTGTCGGGCTTGGGCAAGTTTTTCATTCTAGTTGCCGGGGTTGTGATGAACCTGCTGCTGGCCTGGGGGGTGCTGGGGGCTCTCTCCTCTATTCAGGGCATCCCTCAGACCCAGGCCATCGTGACCGAGGTGCTCCCTGGCAGCCTGGCCGAGCAAGCTGGTTTTAAGGTGGGCGACCGCATTCTTAGCCTGAATGGGGTGAAGCTCGAGTCCTACGACCAGGTCACGCGCTTCCGCCAGACCCCCGGCGAAAAGGTTTTTGTGGTGCTGCGCGATGGGGTCGAAACCACGGTGCGCTTCAACTGGGACAACACCCAGACCCGGCTGGGCATCGTCTACCGGCCCGAAGTCATCGGCTATACCCGCATCAATTTCTTTCAGGGCTTTGCTCGAGCTATCGGCGAAACAGTGGTGGCCGTGCCGCGCTTCGTGCAGGAGTTCGTGGGAAGCATCGTCCGCATCCTGAGCGGCCAGCAAGCCCAGGGCGTCGCAGGGCCGGTAGGTATTGTCAACATCACGGGGCAAGCGGCGCAACAGGGGCTGAGTACCCTGGTGGGGCTGCTGGCAGTCATCAACCTTTCGCTGGCCGTGTTCAACCTCTTGCCCATTCCTGGCCTCGATGGGGGTCGTATCCTGGTGCTCTTTGCCAATGCGATCAGCGGTGGACGCATCAAACCCGAGACCGAAGCCCGCCTCTCGTATGGGGGCTTTATCTTTTTAATTCTCCTGATTGTGCTGGTAACCATCAACGATATCCGCAACCTGGTGGGCGGCTAA
- a CDS encoding glycosyltransferase family 2 protein → MDTTVLIPAYNEEAQIEAVVAAARDAGLPVLVVDDGSTDRTAERAERAGARVLRLPENRGKSQALACGLAHVQTPYLLLLDADLVGLKAKHLLEILEPVRSGKLDMAIGVFKSGGLMTDFGNRATPFLSGQRACKTDWLKGVPNLTQERWPEPAITDHLSRSQARWAYVELRGAGQVMKEQKRGFWRGLGLRLKMYASILRYRFSGKTRA, encoded by the coding sequence GTGGACACCACGGTGCTGATTCCCGCCTACAACGAAGAAGCGCAGATCGAGGCTGTGGTAGCCGCTGCGCGGGATGCCGGTTTGCCGGTTCTGGTAGTGGACGACGGCTCCACCGACCGAACCGCCGAAAGAGCCGAACGGGCTGGGGCACGGGTGTTGCGGCTGCCAGAGAACCGCGGCAAAAGCCAGGCCCTGGCCTGTGGGCTGGCCCATGTCCAAACCCCCTATCTATTGCTGCTCGATGCTGACTTAGTTGGACTAAAAGCAAAACACTTGCTGGAAATACTCGAGCCTGTTCGCAGCGGCAAGCTGGACATGGCCATCGGTGTATTTAAGTCGGGTGGACTGATGACCGATTTCGGCAACCGGGCCACCCCTTTCTTGTCGGGCCAGCGTGCCTGTAAGACCGACTGGCTCAAAGGTGTGCCCAACTTAACTCAAGAACGGTGGCCCGAGCCGGCCATTACCGACCACCTGAGCCGCAGCCAGGCCCGCTGGGCCTATGTGGAACTCCGCGGGGCCGGTCAAGTAATGAAGGAGCAGAAACGCGGCTTCTGGAGGGGCCTGGGTCTGCGCTTGAAAATGTACGCTTCTATTTTGCGCTACCGGTTCTCAGGAAAAACTCGAGCCTAA
- the mqnC gene encoding cyclic dehypoxanthinyl futalosine synthase codes for MDVLSRAVAGERLSANEIRDLYQLPLPDVAAAAHELRLQRGNPQVVTYLIDRNINYTNICNVACNFCAFYRTKRQGDAYVLSFEEIGRKIEELMQIGGRRILMQGGVNPDLPFEWYLDLLRYLKQHYPEVRVDAFSPEEILGLEKITGRDCRELLTELKEAGLDGLPGAGGEILVDEVRAKAAPARIKSRDWFRILDTAQSLGLYTIATMVIGFGETYEQRIAHLLQIRLQQEKALREYGQGFAAFAMWTLQTEHTRLKGKAPGASAHEYLQQLSIARIALDNIPNLQASWPSMGFKVAQAALYYGANDFGSTMLEENVVSAAGGHNRTHATVRQIVRHIADAGFIPAERDPFYNIKQYPDVEAILSEKPPVALPLA; via the coding sequence ATGGATGTTTTGAGCCGCGCAGTAGCGGGCGAACGACTCTCCGCCAACGAGATACGCGACCTATACCAGCTCCCCTTACCCGACGTAGCTGCAGCAGCCCACGAGCTGCGGTTGCAGCGCGGCAACCCCCAGGTCGTTACCTACCTGATCGACCGCAATATCAATTACACCAACATCTGCAATGTGGCCTGTAACTTTTGCGCCTTCTACCGCACCAAGCGGCAGGGCGATGCCTATGTGCTTTCCTTCGAGGAGATTGGCCGCAAAATTGAAGAGCTCATGCAAATTGGCGGGCGGCGCATCCTGATGCAAGGGGGGGTCAACCCCGACCTGCCCTTTGAGTGGTACCTGGATCTGTTGCGCTACTTGAAGCAGCACTACCCCGAGGTGCGCGTTGACGCTTTTAGCCCCGAAGAGATTCTGGGCCTGGAAAAGATTACCGGGCGCGACTGCCGCGAACTGCTAACAGAGCTCAAAGAAGCAGGTCTGGACGGCCTGCCGGGCGCGGGCGGCGAGATTCTGGTGGACGAGGTGCGGGCCAAAGCGGCTCCTGCCCGCATCAAGAGCCGCGACTGGTTCCGCATCCTGGACACCGCCCAGAGTCTGGGACTCTACACCATTGCCACCATGGTCATCGGCTTTGGTGAGACCTATGAACAGCGCATCGCCCACCTGCTCCAGATCCGCCTTCAGCAGGAAAAGGCCCTACGCGAGTACGGGCAGGGCTTCGCGGCCTTTGCCATGTGGACGCTGCAAACCGAGCACACCCGCCTAAAGGGCAAGGCGCCGGGGGCCAGTGCCCACGAGTATCTGCAGCAGCTTTCCATCGCACGCATTGCCCTGGACAACATTCCCAACCTGCAGGCCAGTTGGCCCAGCATGGGCTTCAAGGTGGCCCAGGCCGCGCTTTATTACGGGGCCAACGACTTTGGCTCTACCATGCTGGAAGAAAACGTGGTCAGCGCAGCAGGTGGTCACAACCGCACCCACGCTACGGTGCGCCAGATTGTGCGGCACATTGCCGACGCAGGCTTTATCCCCGCCGAGCGCGACCCCTTTTACAACATCAAGCAGTACCCGGACGTAGAGGCCATCCTGAGCGAGAAGCCGCCGGTGGCGCTGCCGCTGGCTTAG
- a CDS encoding ABC transporter permease: MKDALKIARKELLTYVREDRFWLMVFLPLVIMPLLINLPLLLMGHFLQQAQSRPQIVAIKGVSQEVQILLRQANFVVQSSPDPRKAVRERLAAVGLIYSEGRYTIFDQNSFLSLRLSAATEQTRQVLQRYKEQVLLERLQSRGLGLVDLEPFTIETQKAASEREQSLGLLALIIPLMLVGLLISGGQAMALEATVGEKEKGTIEALLSAPVAPWKLLLGKGLAVLVATVFPATTSFIGVVLGSMFVRMGFSGQIQALPDDLEVQLGTLALEPADLAAIFLTSVLLAFFVVAAMLALGIFARTYREANIYFDPLDMLVMSPLLLFFVFDFIKVQDWFFVLPGLGVVVAIDAIVKGTSSPWQLGLTWVSTLVYGLLVLYLAFRNFSREDVVFRN, encoded by the coding sequence GTGAAGGATGCGCTGAAAATTGCCCGTAAGGAGCTTTTGACCTATGTGCGCGAGGATCGTTTTTGGCTAATGGTTTTTTTGCCGTTGGTGATTATGCCCTTGCTGATCAACCTACCTTTACTGTTGATGGGTCACTTCTTACAGCAAGCCCAAAGCAGGCCGCAGATTGTGGCCATCAAAGGGGTGTCCCAAGAGGTTCAGATTCTTCTGCGGCAGGCCAATTTTGTAGTGCAGTCCAGCCCTGACCCGCGCAAGGCTGTTCGAGAGCGGCTTGCGGCGGTTGGACTGATCTACTCCGAGGGGCGCTACACCATCTTTGACCAAAACAGTTTTCTCAGTCTGCGGCTTTCGGCAGCAACCGAGCAGACCCGGCAAGTTTTGCAGCGGTATAAAGAACAGGTTTTGCTCGAGCGCCTGCAATCCCGTGGGCTGGGCCTGGTAGACCTCGAGCCCTTCACCATCGAGACCCAGAAGGCGGCCAGTGAACGAGAGCAGTCCCTGGGCCTACTGGCACTCATCATTCCCCTTATGCTGGTGGGTCTGCTTATCTCGGGAGGACAGGCCATGGCCCTCGAGGCCACGGTAGGAGAGAAAGAAAAGGGCACCATAGAGGCCTTGCTTTCTGCGCCTGTAGCGCCCTGGAAGCTACTTCTAGGCAAGGGGCTGGCTGTTTTGGTGGCAACGGTTTTCCCTGCCACGACTTCGTTTATTGGGGTCGTTTTGGGAAGCATGTTTGTCAGGATGGGCTTTTCGGGCCAGATTCAGGCTTTGCCCGATGACCTTGAAGTGCAGTTGGGAACACTGGCCCTCGAGCCAGCCGACCTGGCAGCGATCTTTCTCACCTCGGTGCTTCTGGCTTTTTTTGTGGTAGCAGCGATGCTGGCGCTGGGCATTTTTGCCCGCACCTACCGTGAGGCCAACATTTATTTTGACCCTTTGGATATGTTGGTGATGTCGCCGCTTTTGCTTTTTTTTGTGTTCGATTTCATCAAAGTCCAGGACTGGTTTTTTGTCCTGCCCGGCCTGGGGGTTGTGGTGGCGATAGATGCCATCGTGAAGGGAACCTCGAGCCCCTGGCAGCTTGGCCTGACCTGGGTTTCCACCCTGGTGTATGGTTTGCTGGTGCTGTACCTGGCCTTCAGAAATTTTAGCCGAGAGGACGTTGTTTTTCGCAACTAA
- a CDS encoding ABC transporter permease: MNEILIIARKELLSVVRERRVLFTTIILPIVIMPVLMFGPILLFGNAARQTQESVQKVGVVGVPAVVLEELRKARVEPIEIVNPQQAVQNREVEAALVFENGVYTLYGRLSGGATQSALVVEKVQNALSTYKDQVVAEQLRAKGVSPEVLEPFQVETKDASREQEQAAGLFAFLIPYFLIVFIQSGGMPVAVDATAGEKEKGTLEALLAAPVPLVQILLGKGLAVFVMSLLSTFAAIAGLLLGGGVFRNLFAVQIQAVQNGGNAVQLGGALALDPLGYLSIVLTAVLFALLVIAIMISLGLYARTFKEAQSYMSPLMLVMIIPILFLQFSDFLKLQDWYFALPFVGVVLALDSIVKGAATVAQLSNTWASTLLYAGLALYLAYRNFQREDVVFRN; this comes from the coding sequence ATGAACGAAATCCTGATCATTGCCCGCAAGGAGCTGCTGAGCGTGGTGCGCGAGCGCCGGGTGCTCTTCACTACCATAATTCTGCCGATTGTGATTATGCCGGTGCTGATGTTCGGGCCGATTCTTCTATTTGGCAATGCTGCGCGACAAACCCAGGAGTCGGTGCAGAAAGTGGGGGTGGTTGGGGTTCCAGCGGTTGTACTGGAGGAGCTAAGGAAAGCCAGAGTCGAGCCGATCGAGATTGTCAACCCCCAGCAAGCGGTGCAGAACCGTGAGGTGGAAGCCGCATTGGTATTTGAGAACGGCGTCTACACTCTCTACGGCAGGCTTTCTGGCGGGGCTACCCAGAGCGCATTGGTGGTCGAAAAAGTGCAGAACGCTTTGAGTACCTACAAAGACCAGGTAGTGGCCGAGCAGCTCCGAGCCAAGGGTGTTAGTCCAGAAGTACTGGAACCTTTCCAGGTCGAAACCAAAGATGCTTCGCGCGAGCAGGAGCAAGCAGCGGGCCTGTTCGCTTTTCTGATCCCATATTTCCTGATCGTGTTCATTCAATCGGGTGGAATGCCGGTGGCGGTGGATGCTACGGCGGGTGAGAAGGAAAAAGGAACGCTCGAGGCCCTCCTGGCGGCCCCTGTACCGCTTGTCCAGATTTTGCTGGGCAAGGGGCTGGCGGTATTTGTGATGTCGTTGCTCTCGACCTTTGCTGCAATTGCCGGGCTCTTGCTGGGCGGGGGTGTGTTTCGCAATCTTTTTGCCGTGCAGATTCAAGCAGTCCAAAATGGAGGGAACGCGGTTCAGTTGGGAGGTGCTTTGGCCCTGGACCCGCTGGGCTACCTTTCCATCGTCCTCACGGCGGTATTGTTTGCCCTGCTGGTGATTGCCATCATGATCTCGCTGGGCCTCTATGCCCGCACCTTCAAAGAGGCCCAAAGCTACATGAGCCCTTTGATGCTGGTGATGATTATTCCCATCCTGTTTCTTCAGTTCTCCGATTTTCTCAAACTGCAAGACTGGTATTTTGCCCTGCCCTTCGTGGGCGTGGTGCTAGCGCTGGATTCTATTGTCAAGGGCGCTGCTACCGTGGCTCAACTCAGCAATACCTGGGCTTCCACCCTGCTCTACGCTGGACTGGCCCTTTACCTGGCCTACCGCAACTTCCAGCGGGAGGATGTGGTGTTTAGAAACTAG
- a CDS encoding ABC transporter ATP-binding protein, whose product MIEVSNLQKAYRKFVAVKGISFAVKAKEAYGLLGPNGAGKTTTLRVLATLLKPTAGSVKVAGYDVVRESLEVRRNLGIVNGGMKVYDRLTGYEVLDFFGSFYDLWGPRLKERIAWAADLLHIEQSVLNKQVKDMSTGMQQKIVIARAILHQPQVLLLDEATAGLDVFARRALLDFVRAYVDLGKTLIYSTHVMSEAQEVCDRVGFIDKGLLVYEGSLQEALELGSGNLERAFIRRLEQAA is encoded by the coding sequence ATGATTGAAGTCTCTAACCTGCAAAAAGCCTATCGGAAGTTCGTGGCGGTAAAGGGCATTTCGTTTGCGGTAAAGGCCAAAGAGGCGTATGGCCTTTTGGGCCCCAACGGCGCGGGCAAAACCACCACTTTGCGGGTGCTGGCTACCTTGCTCAAGCCCACTGCCGGAAGCGTAAAGGTGGCGGGCTACGATGTGGTGCGAGAGTCGCTGGAGGTGCGCCGCAACCTGGGCATCGTCAACGGTGGCATGAAGGTCTACGACCGGCTCACCGGCTACGAGGTGCTGGACTTCTTTGGCAGCTTCTACGACCTGTGGGGGCCCAGGCTCAAAGAGCGCATTGCCTGGGCTGCCGATTTGCTGCACATCGAGCAGTCGGTACTGAATAAGCAGGTCAAGGACATGTCTACCGGCATGCAGCAAAAAATTGTGATCGCCAGGGCCATCCTGCACCAGCCCCAGGTCTTGCTGCTGGACGAAGCCACTGCGGGGCTGGATGTGTTTGCCCGGCGGGCCTTGCTCGATTTTGTGCGGGCGTATGTGGATCTGGGCAAAACCCTGATCTACTCGACCCACGTGATGAGCGAGGCCCAGGAGGTCTGCGACCGCGTGGGCTTTATTGACAAAGGCTTGCTGGTATATGAAGGGAGTCTGCAGGAAGCCCTCGAGCTTGGCTCGGGCAACCTCGAGCGGGCCTTCATCCGGCGTCTGGAACAGGCCGCGTGA
- a CDS encoding ABC transporter permease, with the protein MLERYIRPMWAFVFRDWHLTRRYMSWVVVFVFYAIVNSATIALIGKAQDDFRLTLTLLLGVLLWSFLSAMYNEIANSISYERWEGTLEYTFMAPVSRLIHLSGVSLFAIIFSVLRTIVILVGLVLFIQVSVNGANLLGVLVVLLVASLAFMGLGLMAAILPVMSPENGAQATNIFQGILLLVSGIYYPVSVLPSWVQPLAYLSPATYALEACRKLMGINHPDSTPDKLVGAPLSSVLPELGILLLMGVVLIPLGLLVFHTAEMWAKRTGKLKRTG; encoded by the coding sequence ATGCTTGAACGATACATCCGCCCCATGTGGGCTTTTGTCTTCCGCGACTGGCACCTGACCCGGCGCTATATGAGCTGGGTAGTGGTGTTCGTGTTTTACGCCATCGTCAACTCGGCCACCATTGCCCTCATTGGCAAGGCCCAGGACGACTTTCGCCTGACCCTGACGCTGTTGCTGGGGGTGCTGTTGTGGTCGTTTTTGTCGGCCATGTACAACGAGATTGCCAACTCCATCAGCTACGAGCGCTGGGAGGGTACGCTCGAGTACACCTTTATGGCCCCGGTCTCGAGGCTCATCCACCTTTCGGGGGTCTCGCTGTTTGCCATCATCTTTAGCGTGCTGCGCACCATCGTCATTTTGGTGGGGCTGGTGCTCTTCATCCAGGTCTCGGTGAACGGGGCCAACCTGCTGGGGGTGCTGGTGGTCTTGCTGGTAGCCAGTCTGGCCTTCATGGGCCTGGGTCTGATGGCCGCCATTCTGCCGGTGATGTCGCCCGAGAACGGTGCCCAGGCCACCAACATCTTCCAGGGCATTTTGCTGTTGGTTTCGGGTATCTACTATCCGGTGAGCGTACTACCAAGCTGGGTGCAGCCCCTGGCCTACCTGAGCCCGGCCACCTATGCCCTGGAAGCCTGCCGCAAGCTGATGGGCATCAACCACCCCGACTCCACCCCCGACAAACTGGTGGGTGCTCCGCTTTCTTCGGTGCTGCCCGAGCTGGGCATCTTGCTGCTGATGGGCGTGGTTTTGATTCCGCTGGGCCTTTTGGTTTTCCACACCGCCGAGATGTGGGCCAAGCGCACCGGCAAACTCAAGCGTACCGGCTAA
- a CDS encoding ABC transporter ATP-binding protein — protein MLTLIPAQTKLAIEVSDLKKVFRKREGLRAPLKEEWALKGVSFYVQEGETYALLGPNGSGKSTLIRILSTLLTADGGTVRMLGHTLPEGERELRRKMGRVSVDAAFYKKLSPRENLLYAAQLYGLEPRQAEKRAMQILEQLGLESRRFSDPIEEMSRGMQQKIAIARALLINPPLLLLDEPTTGLDPKSRRDVQAFLEDLRAREGTTILLTTHDMAEAERLSHRIGFLAHGRLVAEGTAEELKRQAGSPDLEEAFIALTGEELDEEATI, from the coding sequence ATGCTAACCTTGATACCCGCCCAAACCAAGCTCGCCATCGAGGTCTCCGACCTCAAAAAAGTTTTCCGCAAGCGCGAAGGACTGCGGGCCCCCCTCAAGGAAGAATGGGCCCTGAAGGGGGTTTCTTTTTACGTGCAGGAGGGCGAGACCTACGCTCTTTTAGGCCCCAATGGCTCGGGCAAGTCCACCCTGATTCGCATCCTTTCCACCCTGCTCACCGCCGATGGCGGCACGGTGCGGATGCTGGGGCATACCCTCCCCGAAGGGGAGCGGGAGTTGCGCCGCAAGATGGGCCGGGTGAGCGTGGATGCGGCCTTCTATAAAAAGCTCTCGCCGCGGGAGAACCTCTTGTACGCTGCACAGCTCTACGGCCTCGAGCCCCGCCAGGCCGAAAAGCGGGCCATGCAGATTCTGGAGCAACTGGGCCTCGAGTCGCGCCGCTTTAGCGACCCCATCGAGGAGATGAGCCGGGGTATGCAGCAGAAGATTGCCATTGCCCGGGCATTGCTCATCAACCCGCCGCTACTGCTTTTGGACGAGCCCACCACCGGCCTCGACCCCAAAAGCCGTCGCGACGTGCAGGCCTTCCTGGAAGACCTGCGGGCCCGCGAGGGTACCACCATCCTGCTCACCACCCACGACATGGCCGAAGCCGAGCGCCTTTCGCACCGCATCGGCTTTCTGGCCCACGGACGACTGGTGGCCGAGGGTACTGCTGAGGAACTCAAGCGCCAGGCAGGGAGCCCCGACTTAGAGGAGGCCTTTATTGCCCTTACCGGCGAGGAGCTGGACGAAGAGGCCACCATCTAG
- a CDS encoding TetR/AcrR family transcriptional regulator has protein sequence MSNNRSFEVAKAEKVNRRDEILDAAGQLFSRQGFHATSMRDLARAVNLQGGSLYAHIQSKEEVLFELVNRAADEFLSNAEAIPSDLSPKEQLERFVHGHLAVIVRELDNATVFFHEWKFLNPELQQKITARRDAYEAHFRRIIEAGIQQGQFQVEDVRLASLFILSALNWTYHWYRPGGKLTLESLSSHYCRLIFKTLGAA, from the coding sequence GTGTCAAACAACCGTTCGTTTGAAGTGGCCAAAGCAGAAAAGGTAAACCGCCGCGACGAAATTCTGGATGCAGCCGGTCAGCTTTTCAGCCGACAGGGGTTTCACGCCACTTCGATGCGGGATCTGGCTCGAGCCGTTAATTTGCAAGGTGGAAGCCTTTACGCCCACATCCAGTCGAAGGAAGAGGTATTGTTTGAGCTGGTAAATCGGGCTGCAGATGAGTTTTTGAGCAATGCTGAAGCAATACCTTCCGACCTATCACCCAAAGAGCAGCTCGAGCGCTTTGTGCACGGACACCTCGCGGTCATCGTGCGCGAGCTGGATAACGCCACGGTCTTCTTTCATGAGTGGAAATTTTTGAACCCCGAGCTGCAACAAAAAATTACTGCCCGCCGGGATGCCTACGAGGCCCACTTTCGCCGGATTATCGAGGCGGGTATTCAGCAGGGCCAGTTTCAGGTCGAGGATGTTCGGCTAGCAAGCCTGTTTATACTTTCGGCCCTGAACTGGACGTACCACTGGTACCGGCCCGGCGGCAAACTAACCCTCGAGTCCCTCTCGAGCCACTACTGCAGGCTCATTTTTAAAACTTTAGGGGCTGCATGA
- a CDS encoding Crp/Fnr family transcriptional regulator, whose protein sequence is MPYLHQPGFLERLSEYERERLAQICPPRIFQPGELLHRAGEPCQSLIILIEGQVKLLRMVAGGQERIVYVAGSGDLLGINFLDQDATHTSNAVCLSRVMICPVGKSQVEQVSRELPNVPLRLAQVLAQRVTLLEGQLEVASAPVAFRLGRALAWLAQRFSVPDYSAWRDLPMELKQEDLAAMCGTTRVSVTNSLGELRNLGLVQGTRGRYRVNLKALEDWLEGFGEMA, encoded by the coding sequence ATGCCCTATCTTCATCAGCCCGGTTTCTTGGAGCGACTTAGCGAATACGAGCGCGAAAGGCTGGCACAGATTTGCCCGCCCCGAATCTTCCAGCCCGGCGAGCTGCTGCACCGTGCAGGTGAACCCTGCCAGAGCTTGATCATCCTGATTGAGGGCCAGGTAAAACTGCTGAGGATGGTCGCAGGAGGCCAGGAGCGCATCGTTTATGTGGCTGGCAGCGGCGACCTGCTGGGCATTAACTTTTTGGATCAGGACGCAACCCATACCAGCAACGCAGTCTGCCTGAGCCGGGTGATGATCTGTCCGGTGGGAAAGAGCCAGGTCGAGCAGGTCTCGCGTGAGTTGCCCAACGTGCCACTACGGCTGGCCCAGGTGCTGGCGCAACGGGTGACCTTGTTGGAGGGCCAGCTCGAGGTGGCTTCAGCTCCTGTAGCGTTTCGTCTGGGACGCGCCCTGGCCTGGCTCGCACAACGCTTCAGCGTGCCCGATTACTCAGCCTGGCGCGATTTACCCATGGAGCTCAAGCAAGAAGACCTGGCAGCCATGTGTGGAACCACACGGGTGTCGGTTACCAACAGCCTGGGCGAGCTCAGAAACCTGGGGCTTGTGCAAGGTACTCGAGGTCGGTATAGGGTCAATCTAAAGGCCCTCGAGGACTGGCTCGAGGGCTTTGGTGAAATGGCCTAG
- a CDS encoding cytochrome P460 family protein produces MKKWMALAGLLFVGAVLGQVSSLAENIRNYASWTRVNVNKINTAGAHALGKDVYVNLTPDRLLGANGNYKLPFGQGTIFVKERVDPQSLQVTNIYVMQKRSNTAGDWAWAAYERKGDTFQGGTLANPAMCVDCHRQASASDLVFTPWGRR; encoded by the coding sequence ATGAAAAAGTGGATGGCGTTGGCGGGATTGCTGTTTGTTGGGGCGGTTTTAGGACAGGTGTCGAGCCTGGCGGAAAATATCCGCAATTATGCAAGCTGGACCCGGGTAAACGTGAATAAAATCAATACCGCTGGTGCACACGCATTGGGTAAGGACGTCTATGTCAACCTGACCCCAGACCGCCTGCTGGGCGCAAACGGAAACTACAAGCTACCCTTTGGTCAGGGCACCATTTTTGTCAAGGAGCGCGTTGATCCCCAAAGCCTGCAAGTTACCAACATATATGTGATGCAAAAGCGCAGCAACACAGCGGGTGACTGGGCCTGGGCAGCCTACGAGCGCAAAGGAGACACTTTTCAGGGCGGAACACTGGCCAACCCGGCGATGTGTGTGGACTGCCACCGCCAGGCCAGCGCATCTGACCTGGTATTTACACCCTGGGGCCGCAGATAA
- a CDS encoding alpha/beta fold hydrolase, whose amino-acid sequence MREEIDLIAVDDGVEVYLEDTGPLDAPAIMVLHGGPGGSSYTLREGLEEYLEGFRVIYLDQRGGGRSPALPEEPGLFTIDALVSDLFHLRDHLGLNSWTLLGHGFGGLLALDYARRSPDTTEQLVLINPWTNFPWLARQLYRAALALKGMDENADLEIPEDGTRLLQEAFATVEPKAAFDRLLFPSPHSRMEYEWIAEGSTVVGADTPGRMFVLNGLWRLDYTPFVLEVQAATAVLLGALDASSYPEAQTIADLVGGQLELIEGAGHYPWIDQPQAFGEALQNALQNVQ is encoded by the coding sequence ATGCGTGAAGAAATCGATTTGATTGCAGTTGACGATGGGGTAGAGGTCTACCTCGAGGACACTGGCCCGCTGGATGCACCGGCCATCATGGTACTCCACGGCGGGCCTGGAGGTAGCAGCTATACCTTGCGGGAGGGTCTGGAGGAGTACCTGGAGGGCTTCCGCGTGATTTACCTGGATCAGCGCGGAGGCGGGCGCAGCCCAGCCCTTCCAGAAGAACCCGGACTTTTTACCATTGATGCCCTGGTGAGCGACCTTTTCCACCTGCGCGACCACCTGGGGCTCAATTCCTGGACACTGCTGGGGCATGGGTTTGGTGGGCTGTTGGCCCTAGACTATGCCCGCCGCTCGCCCGACACCACCGAGCAGCTGGTGCTCATCAACCCCTGGACCAACTTTCCCTGGCTGGCTCGCCAGCTTTACCGGGCCGCGCTGGCACTGAAGGGCATGGACGAAAACGCAGACCTAGAGATTCCTGAAGACGGAACCCGGCTGCTGCAGGAGGCTTTTGCCACGGTAGAGCCAAAGGCTGCATTCGACCGGCTGCTGTTTCCCAGCCCGCATAGCCGCATGGAATATGAGTGGATCGCCGAGGGATCAACCGTGGTGGGGGCCGATACCCCGGGACGTATGTTTGTGCTTAACGGGCTTTGGCGGCTAGACTACACCCCCTTTGTGCTCGAGGTGCAGGCAGCCACTGCGGTTTTGCTGGGTGCCCTGGATGCCAGCAGTTACCCCGAAGCCCAGACCATTGCCGACCTGGTTGGCGGCCAGCTCGAGCTGATTGAGGGTGCGGGCCATTATCCCTGGATTGACCAGCCCCAGGCCTTTGGGGAGGCGCTGCAAAACGCGCTTCAAAACGTGCAATAG